A stretch of Zymoseptoria tritici IPO323 chromosome 1, whole genome shotgun sequence DNA encodes these proteins:
- a CDS encoding DNA-binding WRKY domain-containing protein (Protein of unknown function DUF1365 with DNA-binding WRKY domain), which yields RTNHARMFPKKHAFSYSYLFVGVPVGLQGRVGGGNVLSVDSTRPAWFDVRSEDFLSRSTAQQGLGEKLKRYLHSQGVTDRDYAFAYLVTAPRFLRYSFNPVSFWYLYDSDARLKYMVLEVNNTFDERRMYLLKSEGVKAGNESEGNDAPKMVVFSDTWNKDFHVSPFNSRKGSYSLKAIDPLAAFQETGQVKIDNTIVLRSSKDEAKIVARVFSEGIPKEPTKITTFELVKFIAAWWWVGLATFPRIVWEAQKLFFKRKLHVWYRPETAASSIGRAYTADERALEDFFRTFVTHVVEQSNKPLRVIYEPAHNEGKEYVLYSPGFTYEEAHTHTVTLKVLSPAFYSRFIHYAHAQEAFDRECLATDEKNRTLLMDGTHALPILLHSISAVDRHTRQHLKPLSHLDTLRWSLLKRLRCPPAAASYPATVPSSSEGDYTILDIRSFPLSELDRYIQLHSHASEAYTRVAIKLFAAERLTFGIPALLKGFDMLVR from the coding sequence CGTACGAATCACGCGAGAATGTTTCCAAAGAAACATGCGTTTTCGTACTCGTATCTGTTTGTCGGGGTTCCAGTCGGGCTGCAGGGaagggttggaggaggcaATGTGTTGTCTGTCGACAGTACAAGGCCAGCGTGGTTCGATGTACGGTCGGAGGACTTCCTGAGTCGATCGACGGCGCAACAAGGTCTGGGAGAAAAGTTAAAGCGGTACTTGCACTCGCAAGGCGTGACGGATCGGGATTATGCGTTCGCGTATCTCGTCACAGCGCCGAGGTTTCTGCGGTACAGCTTCAACCCGGTGAGCTTCTGGTACCTGTATGATTCGGATGCGAGGTTGAAGTACATGGTGCTGGAGGTGAACAATACCTTTGACGAGAGGAGAATGTATTTGCTCAAATCGGAGGGTGTGAAGGCTGGAAATGAATCCGAAGGAAACGATGCACCGAAGATGGTGGTGTTCTCGGATACGTGGAACAAGGACTTTCATGTTTCGCCATTCAACAGCCGAAAGGGGTCATACTCGTTGAAGGCGATCGATCCATTGGCGGCGTTCCAGGAGACAGGACAGGTCAAAATTGACAACACAATTGTGCTAAGATCGTCGAAGGACGAGGCAAAGATTGTGGCTCGTGTGTTCTCCGAAGGTATACCAAAGGAACCCACCAAGATCACTACCTTTGAACTGGTCAAATTCATTGCCGCTTGGTGGTGGGTTGGACTCGCAACGTTTCCACGCATTGTATGGGAAGCCCAGAAGCTCTTCTTCAAGCGCAAACTACACGTCTGGTATCGACCAGAGACAGCTGCCTCCAGCATCGGTCGGGCCTATACCGCAGACGAAAGGGCTCTCGAAGACTTCTTCCGCACCTTCGTCACCCACGTTGTCGAGCAATCCAACAAGCCGCTTCGAGTCATCTACGAGCCCGCCCACAACGAGGGCAAAGAGTACGTCCTCTATTCCCCAGGATTCACCTACGAAGAAGCCCACACCCACACTGTGACCCTCAAAGTCCTCTCACCAGCTTTCTACTCCCGCTTCATCCACTACGCTCACGCCCAAGAAGCGTTCGACAGAGAATGTCTCGCTACCGACGAAAAGAACCGAACATTGCTCATGGATGGCACACACGCCCTTCCGATTCTTCTACATTCCATCTCAGCTGTCGACAGACACACGCGGCAACACCTCAAGCCCCTGTCTCACCTGGATACTCTTCGATGGAGTCTCCTCAAGCGCCTCCGCTGTCCACCCGCCGCAGCTAGCTATCCCGCCACAGTGCCCTCGAGCTCAGAGGGCGACTACACGATCCTCGACATCCGCTCCTTCCCCCTGTCCGAACTAGATCGCTACATCCAACTTCACTCTCATGCCAGCGAGGCCTACACACGCGTTGCAATCAAGCTCTTCGCGGCGGAACGGCTAACATTTGGGATACCTGCCTTGTTGAAGGGTTTCGATATGTTGGTCAGA